In a single window of the Trichoderma breve strain T069 chromosome 6, whole genome shotgun sequence genome:
- a CDS encoding heterokaryon incompatibility protein (HET) domain-containing protein — MTGIPIKTFYEADQTTWSYQSNHVDGASRFITVSGLLALTNAEFSLLEWRDLDWNNVDGQLPKYVAISHTWNSSPEVMRLSTIANRPLHIDMGDSSPSTISWHGLRQAALAARHLGCELLWLDFICVHQNSLDDKKLQIPNMGNIYKNATAVIVMPGGVSAAQDFEIETEWASRAWTVQEAALCPNTYVLGMDYVWLLKQKIDDYLFTERSAWPGYQDFTYLEDSLALADIRGILNHLQGVIHIEVTNRKTGEVVRKGRWLLKCLGDGAVVWAFAALLLATTPAMRQVGVWRSLWLRKSKYPQDTVYSMMHLLGVEIEVDYNRSREDLIAEVVRKTSMSFPSWLDIMEHGAPRELRQRLFPTIPTFDVQQTPIFIVEKQPVPVEKYILTQTYMKIFNIKILIPAAASSDNSDLVCTEIFEIQNNRANEPLVVNGYGEAYHWNLSNADSTHVMLIGAEDFIIPTNGFIQHLAAYEIKKSKSGAWECFPGHSGVPEEFVGKTRRSHLRIGGSPGSKITECDCADGD, encoded by the coding sequence ATGACCGGCATTCCAATTAAAACATTCTACGAGGCAGATCAAACAACTTGGAGCTACCAGTCAAACCATGTGGATGGCGCTTCAAGATTCATTACTGTGAGCGGCCTTTTAGCACTGACCAATGCTGAGTTCTCTCTTTTGGAATGGAGGGACTTGGACTGGAATAATGTCGACGGTCAACTTCCCAAATATGTCGCCATATCACACACTTGGAACTCTTCTCCCGAGGTCATGAGGCTTAGCACGATTGCGAATCGGCCTCTACACATTGACATGGGCGATAGTTCCCCATCTACAATCAGTTGGCATGGTCTGCGCCAAGCAGCACTTGCAGCTCGACATTTGGGATGCGAATTACTATGGCTTGATTTCATCTGTGTTCATCAAAACTCTCTAGACGACAAGAAACTCCAAATTCCCAACATGGGCAACATATACAAGAATGCGACGGCAGTTATAGTCATGCCCGGTGGCGTTTCTGCAGCTCAAGATTTCGAAATTGAGACTGAATGGGCTAGTCGAGCGTGGACAGTTCAGGAGGCAGCTCTATGTCCAAACACATATGTGCTAGGCATGGATTACGTGTGGTTACTCAAACAAAAGATTGATGACTATCTTTTTACAGAAAGATCTGCTTGGCCAGGCTATCAGGATTTTACCTACCTTGAGGATAGCCTTGCATTAGCAGATATACGGGGTATCCTGAATCATCTCCAGGGTGTAATACATATCGAAGTCACCAACAGAAAAACAGGCGAAGTTGTCCGAAAAGGGAGGTGGTTGTTGAAATGTCTCGGCGATGGCGCAGTTGTTTGGGCTTTCGCAGCTCTTTTGTTGGCCACAACACCCGCCATGAGGCAAGTTGGTGTTTGGCGGAGTTTGTGGTTGCGCAAATCGAAATATCCCCAGGATACAGTGTATAGCATGATGCATTTGCTGGGCGTTGAAATCGAGGTCGATTACAACCGCAGTAGAGAAGATCTTATTGCTGAGGTTGTGAGGAAGACATCAATGTCATTTCCGTCGTGGCTGGATATTATGGAACATGGCGCGCCCCGTGAACTTCGACAGAGGCTGTTTCCTACCATTCCGACCTTTGACGTTCAGCAAACCCCAATATTCATAGTCGAAAAGCAGCCCGTTCCTGTTGAAAAGTATATCTTGACTCAGACGTACATGAAGATATTCAATATTAAGATTCTGATTCccgcagctgcttcttcggaCAATAGCGATCTGGTGTGTACAGAAATCTTTGAGATTCAAAACAACCGAGCCAATGAGCCCTTAGTTGTCAATGGCTATGGGGAAGCATATCACTGGAATCTATCAAATGCCGACTCAACTCACGTCATGCTCATAGGGGCCGAGGATTTCATTATTCCAACCAATGGGTTTATTCAACACCTAGCGGCATATGAAATTAAGAAATCCAAGAGTGGTGCATGGGAATGTTTTCCAGGACATAGTGGTGTGCCCGAAGAGTTTGTGGGCAAAACACGGAGGAGTCATTTGCGAATAGGGGGATCTCCAGGATCAAAAATAACTGAGTGCGATTGCGCCGATGGTGATTAA
- a CDS encoding major facilitator superfamily domain-containing protein encodes MGLFSKTTPEGDVTTVAPEIADEKGTGQNNPVEKSDFNDDLEKDAQGGVQKIEAAAQVWTKWHMVAAYVIIWLIYFITSIEEVVTGALNPFVTSSFQQHSLTAATGIMASLFGGLTKLPLAKILDTWGRPQGLLLTLFIWVIGFIMMAGCNNVKTYAAAQVFSSIGAQGVSYCITIFIADTTSLLNRPLMLAFATSPYIATTFAGGPISDSVIAGIGWRWGFGIWAIVTPVVVGPLGFLFIWNHVKARKQGLLESKSGRLTLASIKKYCIDVDLIGILILATGMALFLLSFSIYSYQAEQWRAPIIIAFIIVGGLLIIAFVFYEAYLAPVKFVPVNLLMDRTVFFAGLMFLFVFANSAIWGSYFSSMLLVVWNTGITKATYIGNIYRVGSCFAALLLAYFIRLSGRFKWSATLYALPLMLLGVGLMIKFRQPDQSIGYVIMTQIFVAFAGGPMVVAGEMAMMAPSDHQHVAVIMAILDLFSSIGSAIGSTIAAAIWTGTFKKNLIKNLPADAPVDAIFSSIYTQLGYPEGTEIRHGISLAYGESQRLMLITSVCFIVVGWGCTWMWRDIKLRDVKQTRGNVI; translated from the exons ATGGGCTTGTTCTCCAAGACTACCCCTGAGGGGGACGTAACTACTGTTGCTCCAGAGATTGCCGATGAAAAAGGCACTGGACAGAACAATCCCGTCGAAAAGTCTGATTTCAACGATGACTTGGAGAAAGATGCGCAAGGGGGTGTTCAGAAGATCGAGGCTGCGGCCCAAGTGTGGACTAAGTGGCACATGGTTGCTGCCTATGTGAT TATCTGGcttatttactttattacATCGATCGAAGAGGTCGTCACCGGTGCTCTCAACCCATTCGTCACCAGTTCTTTCCAGCAACACTCTTTGACTGCGGCTACCGGCATCATGGCTAGCTTATTCGGTGGACTGACGAAGCTTCCCCTGGCCAAGATCCTCGACACTTGGGGTAGACCTCAGGGCTTGCTTCTCACTCTGTTCATTTGGGTTATTGGATTTATCATGATGGCTGGTTGTAACAACGTCAAGACTTATGCTGCCGCTCAAGTCTTTTCATCCATTGG CGCCCAAGGCGTCAGCTACTGtatcaccatcttcattgccGACACAACCTCCCTCCTTAACCGACCCCTGATGCTTGCCTTTGCAACGTCTCCTTATATCGCAACAACTTTCGCTGGTGGACCAATCTCGGACAGCGTCATCGCTGGTATTGGCTGGCGATGGGGCTTTGGAATATGGGCCATTGTGACCCCAGTAGTCGTCGGACCCCTTGgattcctcttcatctggaaCCACGTCAAGGCTCGTAAGCAAGGGCTGCTGGAATCGAAATCTGGACGACTTACTCTTGCTTCGATAAAGAAATACTGCATCGATGTTGATCTCATCGGCATCCTCATTCTTGCTACTGGAATGGCCTTGTTTCTGCTTTCCTTCTCGATCTACTCATACCAGGCTGAGCAGTGGCGAGCACCAATCATCATCGCTTTCATCATCGTTGGCGgtcttctcatcatcgcttTTGTCTTCTACGAGGCGTACCTGGCTCCTGTCAAATTTGTGCCGGTGAACCTTCTCATGGACCGGACAGTATTCTTCGCTGGGCTCATGTTCCTCTTTGTGTTTGCTAATTCGGCCATCTGGGGCAGCTATTTCAGCTCCATGCTGCTGGTTGTCTGGAATACTGGTATTACCAAAGCCACTTACATTGGCAACATTTACCGTGTCGGCTCTTGTTTCGCGGCTCTCCTCCTTGCTTACTTCATCCGCTTGTCTGGCAGGTTCAAGTGGTCCGCGACTTTGTATGCGCTCCCTCTCATGCTTCTTGGCGTTGGTCTTATGATCAAATTCCGACAGCCTGACCAGAGCATTGGCTATGTCATCATGACACAGATCTTCGTTGCCTTCGCTGGTGGCCCCATGGTCGTTGCTGGAGaaatggccatgatggctcCTTCAGACCACCAACATGTCGCTGTTATCATGGCTATTCTCGACCTATTCTCCAGTATTGGCAGCGCCATTGGGTCAaccattgctgctgccatttgGACGGGCACGTTCAAGAAGAACCTGATCAAGAATCTTCCAGCCGATGCTCCGGTCGACGCaatcttcagcagcatctACACCCAGCTTGGATACCCTGAAGGCACAGAGATCCGACATGGGATTTCTCTTGCATATGGAGAGTCACAACGTCTCATGCTCATCACTAGTGTATGCTTCATAGTGGTTGGCTGGGGTTGTACTTGGATGTGGCGAGATATCAAGCTTCGTGATGTTAAGCAGACTCGTGGCAACGTCATCTAA
- a CDS encoding CFEM domain-containing protein has protein sequence MKTTSFLLAASMAGAVVAQKLSDYFPECSLNCLEQGTTSATDCTLGDAVCFCVQSNYEAIYNAELSCVLKDCGADVSVDKVLPAAIQFCSAATASASATAAAPAESTSATSAATTETTETTSHAAPSSSSSSSSSSSSSSSSSSSSSSEASETSAPQTTSSAARSTSAPQTTATSSTPVGSGRPVTTASTTAAFSTAAAAAAGPMVTAAMLIAGAVAML, from the exons ATGAAGACTACCTCATTCCTCCTTGCCGCCTCAATGGCTGGCGCTGTGGTTGCGCAGAAACTGTCGGATTACTTTCCGGAATGCTCCCTGAACTGTCTTGAGCAAGGAACTACTTCCGCTACTGACTGCACTCTCGGTGATGCAGTGTGCTTCTGTGTGCAGAGCAACTACGAGGCCATCTACAACGCAGAGCTTTCCTGCGTCCTCAAGGATTGCGGTGCCGACGTCTCCGTCG ACAAGGTCCTCCCTGCTGCGATTCAGTTTTGCTCTGCCGCtactgcttctgcttctgccacTGCCGCTGCCCCGGCTGAGTCTACATCTGCCACCTCCGCCGCCACGACTGAGACGACTGAGACGACATCACATGcggctccttcttcttcttcttcttcttcttcttcttcttcttcttcttcttcttcttcttcttcgtcttcttccgaAGCATCTGAGACTTCCGCTCCGCAAACgacatcttctgctgctcgcTCAACTTCCGCTCCTCAAACCACTGCTACAAGCTCGACTCCGGTCGGATCTGGTCGTCCTGTGACGACCGCCAGCACCACGGCTGCGTTTAgcactgctgcagctgcagctgctgggccaATGGTGACTGCTGCCATGCTCATTGCCGGCGCCGTTGCCATGTTGTAA
- a CDS encoding myb/SANT-like DNA-binding domain-containing protein, producing MSEDDIDLAGHDGQGPGRVDRDRRAPRFSWTPAYEATFFRSLCESVQLGMRENSSFKAEAWERAAQALQEHHGAYPAKSHLINKSDNARKRFRLWRGLREDPDFIYNPVSRTVTATEEAWRAHIEREPLSRALRGRPFDHEEYMEVLYPDVVGSGGAPKRIMKPRRKTDGQPCDDSEMPGTGVLNLQTDPTPLITETTDVPSQQPPPHKSPQNQASAASSSASGTQQRPTTAPSIPRNLTAAQGAALTPPEESVPQSRKRPSPMGPLQSAGDLAQSTSGSAIPPSALPTSPEKRRRLSSRDDVTSNTSAATPLLGSSALPVPGTRSTVEPRSRPETQVAGLQSILEELVSLSKASRARMWREEAVDLLFKEFATEDADVQIKISEKVLNDEHKAMVFCKMPLHLRQHWVKRLGGLG from the exons ATGTCTGAAGACGACATCGACCTCGCCGGCCACGACGGACAAGGGCCCGGCCGAGTCGACCGCGACCGCCGGGCGCCCAGGTTCAGCTGGACGCCCGCCTACGAGGCCACCTTCTTCCGCAGCCTGTGCGAGAGCGTCCAGCTGGGCATGCGAGAAAACAGCAGcttcaaggccgaggccTGGGAGCGCGCCGCCCAGGCCCTGCAGGAACACCACGGCGCTTACCCGGCTAAAAgccatctcatcaacaagaGCGACAATGCTCGGAAACGCTTTCGACTGTGGCGAGGCCTTCGAGAGGACCCGGACTTTATTTACAACCCCGTGTCGAGGACGGTGACGGCGACCGAGGAGGCATGGAGAGCGCATATCGAG CGAGAGCCTTTGTCGCGAGCCCTCAGGGGGAGGCCCTTTGACCACGAGGAATACATGGAGGTGCTGTATCCGGACGTGGTTGGGTCGGGGGGAGCTCCCAAGAGAATCATGAAGCCTCGACGAAAGACTGACGGCCAACCTTGCGACGACTCGGAGATGCCAGGGACTGGCGTGTTGAATCTTCAAACCGACCCGACACCGCTCATAACAGAAACCACCGACGTGCCGAGCcaacagccgccgccgcacAAGAGTCCGCAGAATCAAGCatcggcagcttcttcatccgctTCTGGAACTCAGCAACGACCGACTACAGCACCTTCGATACCTCGCAATCTCACCGCCGCACAAGGCGCAGCTCTGACGCCCCCTGAAGAGTCGGTTCCCCAGAGCCGGAAGCGTCCTTCACCTATGGGTCCCCTACAGTCTGCCGGCGATCTTGCTCAGTCAACCTCTGGGTCAGCTATCCCACCATCAGCACTTCCAACCTCGCCGGAAAAGCGCCGCCGACTGTCGTCCCGGGACGACGTTACTTCCAATACAAGCGCAGCTACTCCATTGCTTGGATCGTCTGCTCTCCCGGTCCCAGGCACCAGATCCACAGTCGAGCCTCGATCGCGCCCAGAAACTCAGGTTGCCGGACTTCAGTCCATCTTGGAGGAGCTTGTCTCTCTGTCAAAGGCGAGCAGGGCGCGTATGTGGAGGGAGGAAGCTGTTGACCTACTATTCAAAGAATTCGCAACCGAAGACGCAGACGTGCAGATTAAAATTTCCGAGAAAGTGTTAAACGACGAGCACAAGGCCATGGTGTTTTGCAAGATGCCGTTGCATCTGAGGCAGCACTGGGTCAAAAGACTTGGGGGCCTCGGATAA
- a CDS encoding CHCH domain-containing protein: MYRAALRTASRPAVGGLRTSLVRTAPRRFASTAPADKSRSWKSSAARWGLAVAGVYYYNTSSVFADEAEAHALPIPAPYTENELPTVDALIEQKRKEVSPKSVEPATKKTEAPKTEAVKMDDKSEAPAQSAAGFGGPEALEEEASQEGAFNPETGEINWDCPCLGGMAHGPCGEEFKTAFSCFVYSTEEPKGMDCIEKFQGMQECFRKYPEIYGSELEEADAAEAEGGEEVASAAPAAAVAAPEATEAAEILAEDRQQLRENGRVGGRNSDAAETDNLPGVKLVKGSPLTEEVKEQKKEN, encoded by the exons ATGTATCGTGCAGCTCTGAGAACGGCCTCACGGCCTGCTGTTGGCGGTTTGCGCACTTCTCTGGTCCGGACGGCTCCCCGGCGATTTGCCTCAACGGCTCCCGCAGACAAGTCTCGGTCATGGAAGAGCTCTGCGGCTCGGTGGGGtttggctgttgctggtgtttACTACTATAACACAAGCTCCGTCTTTGCGGACGAGGCCGAGG CTCACGCCTTGCCCATCCCTGCGCCCTATACCGAAAACGAACTGCCCACCGTCGACGCCCTGATCGAGCAGAAGCGAAAGGAAGTCAGCCCTAAGTCTGTTGAGCCGGCTACTAAGAAGACAGAGGCTCCCAAGACGGAGGCTGTCAAGATGGACGACAAGTCAGAAGCACCCGCTCAGAGCGCAGCCGGCTTTGGCGGACCCGAGGCactcgaggaggaggccagCCAGGAGGGAGCTTTCAACCCAGAGACTGGAGAGATTAACTGGGACTGCCCCTGCCTGGGTGGCATGGCGCATGGCCCCTGTGGAGAGGAGTTCAAGACTGCCTTTAGCTGCTTCGTCTACTCTACCGAGGAGCCCAAGGGCATGGACTGCATTGAAAAGTTCCA GGGCATGCAAGAATGTTTCCGAAAGTACCCAGAGATCTACGGCTCCGAGCTtgaagaggctgatgctgctgaggccgaaggcggcgaggaggtagcgtctgctgctcctgctgcAGCGGTGGCAGCCCCCGAAGCCACCGAGGCCGCCGAGATCCTCGCCGAAGACCGACAACAGCTTCGAGAGAACGGCCGTGTTGGGGGTCGTAACTCGGATGCTGCGGAGACGGACAACCTCCCCGGAGTCAAGCTGGTCAAGGGCTCACCCTTGACTGAGGAGGTCAAggaacagaagaaggagaactAA